A portion of the Vespula vulgaris chromosome 24, iyVesVulg1.1, whole genome shotgun sequence genome contains these proteins:
- the LOC127072000 gene encoding enhancer of rudimentary homolog isoform X2 gives MSHTILLVQPGNRPETRTFSDYESVNECMEGVCKIYEEHLKKRNPNTPTITYDISQLFDFVDQLTDISCLVYQKSTNTYAPYNKEWIKEKIYVLLRRAAGHNE, from the exons ATG TCGCATACGATATTACTGGTACAGCCAGGCAACCGGCCAGAAACAAGAACATTTTCAGACTACGAGAGTGTCAACGAATGTATGGAAG gCGTATGTAAAATTTACGAAGAAcacttaaagaaaagaaatccgaATACACCAACGATCACATACGACATTAGTCAATTATTTGACTTTGTCGATCAGCTGACAGACATATCGTGTTTGGTATATCAAAAATCTACAAACACTTATGCGCCGTACAATAAGGAATGGatcaaggaaaaaatatacgttTTATTACGTAGAGCTGCTGGCCATAACGAGTAA
- the LOC127072000 gene encoding enhancer of rudimentary homolog isoform X1, which translates to MFTQSHTILLVQPGNRPETRTFSDYESVNECMEGVCKIYEEHLKKRNPNTPTITYDISQLFDFVDQLTDISCLVYQKSTNTYAPYNKEWIKEKIYVLLRRAAGHNE; encoded by the exons ATGTTTACGCAA TCGCATACGATATTACTGGTACAGCCAGGCAACCGGCCAGAAACAAGAACATTTTCAGACTACGAGAGTGTCAACGAATGTATGGAAG gCGTATGTAAAATTTACGAAGAAcacttaaagaaaagaaatccgaATACACCAACGATCACATACGACATTAGTCAATTATTTGACTTTGTCGATCAGCTGACAGACATATCGTGTTTGGTATATCAAAAATCTACAAACACTTATGCGCCGTACAATAAGGAATGGatcaaggaaaaaatatacgttTTATTACGTAGAGCTGCTGGCCATAACGAGTAA